In the Thunnus albacares chromosome 10, fThuAlb1.1, whole genome shotgun sequence genome, tcaaaacaacaaaacaatgaatcgatgATCAGGAGAAACTGTGGAATATCCCTTTAAACTCAAGAACAAACCAACACATGAAAAGTCTGTTTGATCAGCAGCTGCACGACTCGCTTCTGCAGCTCGACGACGTCCTCTGAAACATCTGAACTCACCTGTCGACACAGACTGAAGACACgtccagctgcagctgcaggttagttcaggttcaggttcaggttcaggttcaggtgtGGGTCTGCGGGGGGTCTATAGCGCCCCCTGCGCCGCCCTCCTGAACAGCTGCTGTCTCTGCTCGGCCGTCATATTCTCGCAGCTCTCCAGCAGGTTTGCGATGATGAGCGTCTGCTGAACGCTGGACGCCTTCACCCACAGACGGCCGTTCATCCCGACCACCAACTCACAGGGAAACAACTGCTGCAGCTCCGACCGCAGAGTACTGTGGGGGGCCAGCAGtctgatgggggggggggggtattaaATAATACTCTGATcatttactgcagtaaaagtaccaataaagcaaagtaaaaatactccatcacaagtcctgcatgaaaaatcctcctacagtaaaagtacataagtattatgagcttgatgtagttaaagtattacagtaaaagtacataagtattatgagcttgatgtagttaaagtattgcagtaaaagtacataagtattatgagcttgatgtagttaaagtattacagtaaaagtacataagtattatgagcttgatgtagttaaagtattacagtaaaagtacataagtattatgagcttgatgtagttaaagtattacagtaaaagtacataagtattatgagcttgatgtagttaaagtattgcagtaaaagtacataagtattatgagcttgatgtagttaaagtattgcagtaaaagtacataagtattatgagcttgatgtagttaaagtattacagtaaaagtacataagtattatgagcttgatgtagttaaagtattgcagtaaaagtacataagtattatgagcttgatgtagttaaagtattgcagtaaaagtacataagtattatgagcttgatgtagttaaagtattgcagtaaaagtacataagtattatgagcttgatgtagttaaagtattgcagtaaaagtagtggtttggtccctctgactgatatattattatatatgacatcattagattattaatagtgaagcatcagtgttagagcagcatgttactgttgtagctgctggaggtggagctagtttacactactttatatacagttagctagtttagtccagtggttcccaacctaggggtcgggcccctccaaagggtcagcagataaatctgaggggtggtgagatgattaatgggagaggaaagaagaaaaaacaaagttctgatacacaaatctgttttcagtttttggactttttctctaatctttgatttttgctgaaatattggatcatttgaacatttattgaaatgaaagcatgtgagaagtttagagggaaaaatcactatttggtggagctgttaacaactcatagacatgtgaaatgtgaccccgactacacactgctttttgtaagacgtcaaaagacaaaaaggttggaaaccactggtttcatctttaacaatgtgttgtattttaaaagcttgttatattatccattgtgtcaaatcttcatctgaaaagtaactaaagctgtcaaataaatgtagtggagtagaaagtacaatatttccctctgaaatgtagaaagtagcatcacatggaaatactcaagtaaagtacaagtacctctacACTgaacttgaataaatgtacttagtgtctttccaccactgttaatAGTTCATTATAAAtacccagaatgcatttcaggCTCTTCGTACCTTCTGACGAGTCCCAGAGAGACTCTGAACAGCAGACCTCCTCCTCCAAACACTCCCATCCCATTGGCTCGTCCTGAACTGTCCATACACACCAGCTCTGGCTCCATGTCCTTATTGGCTATGATGAACTGACAGAACACCAAGTCTCCCACCTGCACAGgtaacacacagagaggaggggtCACAGCTCAGCTgcacaggtaacacacaggtGTCTGTCAAATCACTGTCATTCAACGCTCTCACCTGGACGCCCTGCCCTCAGAGTCTCACCTGGACGCCCTGCTCTCATTGTCTCACCTGGACGCCCTGCTCTCATTGTCTCACCTGGACGCCCTGCCCTCAGAGTCTCACCTGGACGCTCTGCTCTCAGAGCCTCACCTGGACGCTCTGCTCTCATTGTCTCACCTGGACGCTCTGCCCTCAGAGTCTCACCTGGACGCCCTGCTCTCAGAGTCTCACCTGGACGCCCTGCCCTCAGAGTCTCACCTGGACGCCCTGCTCTCAGAGTCTCACCTGGACGCCCTGCCCTCAGAGTCTCACCTGGACGCTCTGCCCTCAGAGTCTCACCTGGACGCTCTGCTCTCAGAGTCTCACCTGGACGCCCTGCTCTCAGAGTCTCACCTGGACGCCCTGCCCTCAGAGTCTCACCTGGACGCTCTGCTCTCATTGTCTCACCTGCACGTTGGGTCTGTTCCTCTTGGTGGCGCCCTCGAACGCCAGGTAGGACAAAGACGCCTGCTCACTTCCTCCAAAGTCCACCTTGAAGACGTCTCCTGATTTGACCGTCACGATGCCGATGACCGTCTCTCCTTTAGCAGCGACATACTgagaacagagagacagactcaaaatcccagcatgcactgctCCAACACCTGTCCAGGTTACATGTATTTTCTACAGACCTGTACTGAGACCTGCTGAACTCCAGGAAACTACCACATCACAACTTTCACTTCTCATGAGTCTCTGTGGTCTTCTGAGTTTGTAGatactttattttaataaataaagctgAACTTTAACGGCATAAAATTCTCCTCGGTGACATTATTATCAATAAACCGTAAAAACAACTGATGCATAATAATTTTAACTGACGAGGCGAGTGTCTCTAAACGGAGTCTGGTGAGTTTTAAATAAAGTACAGACTGACAGTAAACAGATGGAGGTAAATGTGAGACTATGAGCTGCTTCCAGTGTTCGTCGTGGATCTGAAGTCTCACCCTCTTCTGCTGGGAATCGATCCAGAACATGTTGGGCTGTTTGTGTCGGAGGACGCCGCTCTTACACACCACCAGCCGGTCTCCGCTGCGCCGGAGACCCGGGCCGCAGACCACCTTCTCCGGCTTCACGTGGTCCGTCAGAGAGATGGTGTCGTCGGCCTGAAAGGAGAAATCATCTCCCGGTAACAAAACCTCCCCGACTTTATCttttaaacaggaaaacatcTCGACTCTGCGGAGTTCAGGTTCACACACATgtgatgtttgttgttgctgcacGGACGCAAAGAAATGTGACACACCGGAAACAGGAAACTCATCCGCCTGCCTGCAGCGCCGCCTGCgggacaaaacaacaacaacaacaacagactgCTGTTAATCACAACAAatcacaaagaaatacaaataaaataaaactataatgtTAGTTAAGGGTTCTGCGgttcaaagaaagaaaaactttatttataaaccAGAAAACAGCAGTTATAAGAAAACAAGACGGTCACAGAAGTAATAACGCCAGTAAATAAACCGTTAAAACTCAGATTTGAAAAGTTGAAACTATAAACTTTggttataaaactgaaaaataagatttaaacatttgtatattataatttattatttccaTAGTGAACTCAGACTGACAACAACGTCTACAACACAGATCAATAACAGTCAGTGAGACATAAACAGATGTTGACAGATGTTCAAGATGAGAAATCACACGAAAGCAACACAAAGTTCCAACAAGAGATTTACTATTAATCTACTGaccttctgtctttctttctttctttctttctcatataaatgaatgaatgaatagttttattttcatccttcatggaattattcagacacattaatgagcaacaaaccaaacattttagCATGAAACCTCCATCATCTAACAGCACAACGtcaacatcatcaaacataaacataaacataaacataaacataaa is a window encoding:
- the LOC122990062 gene encoding exosome complex component RRP40-like, translated to MFSCLKDKVGEVLLPGDDFSFQADDTISLTDHVKPEKVVCGPGLRRSGDRLVVCKSGVLRHKQPNMFWIDSQQKRYVAAKGETVIGIVTVKSGDVFKVDFGGSEQASLSYLAFEGATKRNRPNVQVGDLVFCQFIIANKDMEPELVCMDSSGRANGMGVFGGGGLLFRVSLGLVRRLLAPHSTLRSELQQLFPCELVVGMNGRLWVKASSVQQTLIIANLLESCENMTAEQRQQLFRRAAQGAL